A portion of the Microbacterium hominis genome contains these proteins:
- a CDS encoding FBP domain-containing protein: MRPLTEDDVRSSFVNATADDLRLVTLPGDFLFADWDHLDFYAWRDPRTRGRGYMIAEIDGEPRGIVMRAAEGTPRVRSAMCNLCHTTQPADQVSMFSARKAGDAGEHGDTVGTYICADLSCHENVRLAAPLAPNEVRASVDMRIDGTKRRTEAFVARVLETAGSRR; encoded by the coding sequence ATGCGACCCCTGACCGAAGACGACGTGCGTTCATCGTTCGTGAACGCGACCGCCGATGACCTGCGCCTGGTGACGCTGCCCGGGGACTTCCTGTTCGCGGACTGGGATCATCTCGACTTCTACGCCTGGCGCGATCCCCGCACACGAGGTCGCGGGTACATGATCGCCGAGATCGACGGCGAGCCCCGCGGCATCGTGATGCGCGCGGCCGAGGGCACGCCGCGGGTGCGATCGGCGATGTGCAACCTCTGCCACACCACGCAGCCCGCCGACCAGGTGTCGATGTTCAGCGCGCGCAAGGCCGGCGACGCCGGCGAGCACGGCGACACGGTCGGCACCTACATCTGCGCCGACCTGTCGTGCCACGAGAACGTGCGCCTGGCCGCGCCTCTCGCGCCCAACGAGGTGCGCGCCAGCGTCGACATGCGCATCGACGGCACGAAGCGCCGCACCGAGGCGTTCGTCGCCCGCGTGCTCGAGACGGCGGGATCCCGGCGATGA
- a CDS encoding RecQ family ATP-dependent DNA helicase gives MTATTTLRAQALDALRSLVGSDGADFHDGQFEAIEALVDDRRRALVVQRTGWGKSAVYFVATLLLRRRGAGPTVLVSPLLALMRDQIAAARRAGVRAVAINSTNAHEWGEVLAQLERDEVDVLLVSPERLNNPSFRDEQLPQLVARIGLLVVDEAHCISDWGHDFRPDYRRLRDLIARTPAGVPVLATTATANSRVVADVAEQLGGLERSADSAEVLVIRGPLARTSLRLGVLRLSSAPSRLAWLISHLDDLPGSGIIYTLTVAAANDTARLLRDRGFDVRAYTGQTDPDEREESEALLKDNRVKALVATSALGMGFDKPDLGFIVHLGAPSSPVSYYQQVGRAGRATASADVLLLPGVEDRDIWHYFATASMPDRERAERVLAALSASAKPVSTPALEAVVDIRRTPLELLLKVLDVDGAVARVQGGWIATGQPWTYDEDRYRRIAAERIAEQQHMLDYEQTEGCRMEFLQRSLDDDTAIPCGRCDNCAGPWFPTSIREDATDAASVALDRVGVPLEPRRQWPTGADKLGVPVRGRIPAGEQADEGRALARLTDLGWGGTLRTLFAAGAPDAPVAANVLSACVRVLADWGWDERPVAVAAMPSRGRPLLVDTLARGIAEIGRMPLLGTLDLVDGGPTGRPGGNSAFRLAGVWGRISAANLEVPQGPVLLVDDLVDSRWTLTVAARELRAAGATRVLPFALAMRG, from the coding sequence ATGACTGCGACCACGACCCTGCGGGCGCAGGCGCTCGATGCCCTGCGCTCCCTCGTCGGCTCCGACGGCGCGGACTTCCACGACGGACAGTTCGAAGCGATCGAGGCCCTCGTCGACGACCGGCGGCGAGCGCTCGTGGTGCAGCGCACGGGATGGGGCAAGTCGGCCGTGTACTTCGTCGCGACGCTGCTGCTGCGCCGACGCGGGGCGGGGCCCACCGTGCTGGTCTCGCCGCTGCTGGCGCTCATGCGCGACCAGATCGCGGCCGCGCGCCGGGCGGGAGTGCGCGCGGTGGCCATCAACTCGACCAACGCGCACGAGTGGGGCGAGGTGCTCGCGCAGCTCGAGCGCGACGAGGTCGACGTGCTGCTGGTGTCGCCCGAGCGGCTGAACAACCCGTCGTTCCGTGACGAGCAGCTGCCGCAGCTGGTCGCCCGGATCGGCCTGCTGGTCGTCGATGAGGCGCACTGCATCAGCGACTGGGGCCACGACTTCCGGCCGGACTACCGGCGGCTTCGCGACCTCATCGCGCGCACGCCCGCCGGGGTGCCCGTGCTCGCGACCACGGCGACCGCGAACAGCCGGGTCGTGGCGGATGTCGCCGAACAGCTCGGCGGACTGGAGCGGAGCGCGGACTCCGCCGAGGTGCTGGTCATCCGCGGGCCGCTCGCGCGCACCTCGCTGCGGCTCGGCGTGCTGCGGCTGAGCAGCGCCCCCAGCCGGCTGGCGTGGCTGATCAGCCACCTCGACGACCTCCCCGGGTCGGGCATCATCTACACGCTCACCGTCGCGGCCGCGAACGACACGGCGCGCCTCCTGCGCGATCGCGGATTCGACGTGCGCGCGTACACCGGTCAGACCGATCCCGATGAGCGGGAGGAGTCCGAGGCGCTGCTGAAGGACAACCGGGTGAAGGCCCTCGTGGCCACGAGCGCTCTCGGGATGGGCTTCGACAAACCCGACCTCGGCTTCATCGTGCATCTGGGCGCACCCTCGTCGCCGGTGTCGTACTACCAGCAGGTGGGGCGAGCCGGGCGCGCGACGGCGTCGGCCGACGTGCTCCTGCTCCCGGGCGTCGAAGACCGCGACATCTGGCACTACTTCGCCACGGCATCCATGCCCGACCGCGAGCGCGCCGAGCGCGTGCTCGCGGCCCTCTCTGCCTCGGCGAAGCCGGTGTCGACGCCCGCGCTCGAGGCCGTGGTCGACATCCGCCGCACGCCCCTGGAACTGCTGCTGAAGGTGCTCGACGTCGACGGGGCGGTCGCCCGCGTGCAGGGCGGATGGATCGCGACGGGTCAGCCGTGGACCTACGACGAGGACAGGTACCGCCGGATCGCCGCCGAGCGCATCGCCGAGCAGCAGCACATGCTCGACTACGAGCAGACCGAGGGTTGCCGGATGGAGTTCCTCCAGCGCTCCCTCGACGACGACACCGCGATCCCGTGCGGACGCTGCGACAACTGCGCGGGCCCATGGTTCCCGACCTCGATCCGCGAGGATGCGACGGATGCCGCGTCCGTCGCCCTCGATCGCGTCGGAGTTCCGCTCGAACCGCGCCGGCAGTGGCCGACGGGGGCCGACAAGCTGGGCGTGCCCGTGCGAGGCCGCATCCCCGCCGGCGAGCAGGCCGACGAGGGACGAGCCCTCGCGCGCCTGACCGACCTCGGCTGGGGAGGAACTCTGCGCACGCTGTTCGCCGCGGGCGCCCCGGATGCGCCGGTCGCCGCGAACGTGCTCTCCGCCTGCGTGCGCGTGCTGGCCGACTGGGGATGGGACGAGCGCCCGGTCGCCGTGGCCGCGATGCCCTCCCGCGGCCGACCGCTGCTCGTCGACACGCTCGCGCGGGGCATCGCCGAGATCGGGCGCATGCCCTTGCTCGGCACCCTCGATCTCGTCGACGGGGGGCCGACCGGCCGGCCCGGCGGCAACAGCGCCTTCCGGCTCGCGGGCGTCTGGGGCCGGATCAGTGCCGCGAACCTCGAGGTCCCGCAGGGTCCGGTGCTGCTGGTCGACGACCTCGTCGACAGCCGATGGACGCTGACGGTCGCGGCGCGCGAGCTGCGCGCCGCCGGCGCGACCCGCGTGCTGCCGTTCGCGCTCGCGATGCGCGGCTGA
- a CDS encoding PfkB family carbohydrate kinase yields MTGSAVVVGDALIDELRDDGGVREFVGGAALNVAVGMARLGLRTALVAMVGEDDAGAHIRSYLADFGVTLLATPSPLGTARAVSTRSGAGEPTYDFNEASQKRRIRYGDDVRGAFAAADVVAISCVAFDDGEQTAELGEALAATRTPYAIDPNPRTGMLRDKAAFVRGFEGLVPKAAIVKVGEDDADLLYGTPLDTLRARLIDLGAGAVLATYGAGGAAIETPGSVVTRPISPLPGRVVDTMGAGDAAFAATLAGWMRDRPANPDGWSAVLAEAMDAAAATCRFEGALLRLPSALADLDLDRIGT; encoded by the coding sequence ATGACCGGCAGTGCGGTCGTCGTCGGCGACGCGCTCATCGACGAGCTGCGCGACGACGGGGGAGTGCGCGAGTTCGTCGGCGGCGCCGCGCTGAACGTCGCCGTGGGCATGGCGCGGCTAGGGCTGCGCACCGCGCTCGTGGCCATGGTCGGGGAGGACGATGCCGGAGCGCACATCCGGTCGTACCTCGCGGACTTCGGCGTCACCCTGCTGGCGACCCCGTCACCGCTCGGCACCGCCCGGGCGGTGAGCACGCGCAGCGGGGCCGGCGAGCCGACCTACGACTTCAACGAGGCGTCGCAGAAGCGGCGCATCCGCTACGGCGACGACGTGCGGGGTGCCTTCGCCGCGGCGGACGTCGTCGCCATCAGCTGCGTAGCGTTCGACGACGGCGAGCAGACCGCCGAGCTGGGGGAGGCGCTCGCCGCGACCCGCACCCCCTACGCGATCGACCCGAACCCGCGCACCGGCATGCTGCGCGACAAGGCGGCGTTCGTGCGCGGCTTCGAAGGACTCGTGCCGAAGGCGGCGATCGTCAAGGTCGGCGAAGACGACGCCGACCTCCTCTACGGCACCCCGCTCGACACGCTGCGCGCACGGCTCATCGACCTCGGCGCGGGTGCGGTGCTCGCCACATACGGCGCCGGCGGCGCGGCGATCGAGACACCGGGGTCGGTCGTGACGCGGCCGATCTCGCCGCTGCCCGGCAGGGTCGTCGACACCATGGGCGCGGGCGACGCGGCGTTCGCGGCGACCCTCGCGGGGTGGATGCGCGACCGTCCGGCCAACCCCGACGGCTGGTCCGCGGTGCTGGCCGAGGCGATGGATGCCGCGGCGGCAACCTGCCGGTTCGAAGGCGCCCTGCTGCGCCTGCCGTCGGCCCTCGCAGACCTCGATCTCGACCGGATCGGCACGTGA